A stretch of Mytilus edulis chromosome 11, xbMytEdul2.2, whole genome shotgun sequence DNA encodes these proteins:
- the LOC139494369 gene encoding uncharacterized protein, with amino-acid sequence MERNKVEALNSCHGDFNSKIFITQESRTQIFWWVNNLRSENGKLIRPIQINFWIETDASLEGWGTNFEGQFAGGRWSLSERSFHINFLELLAIFFSLRAFFSHKESCHIGIRSDNTTAVAYINEMGGMASLSLDRLAAEIWAWCSERDIFITAQYIPGIENFDADHMSRNFTDSTEWQLKVEIFDRICKHFFVPNVDLFASRLNFQVPRFASWSFDPQATYVDAFTISWSNFRPYIFPPFTLLGKILMKILSDKVEKAILIIPFWPAQSWFSLLIPMLISLPVRLPQHKDLVMMPHTGECHPLRKRLSLTVCIVSGNRYLIEDFQNHLQMSSLHLGDLLQSSNTNILGENSLFGVFKGKPIIFDHLKRM; translated from the coding sequence ATGGAGAGAAATAAAGTGGAAGCACTGAATAGTTGTCATGGTGATTTTAACTCAAAAATTTTTATCACACAAGAGTCAAGAACTCAAATCTTTTGGTGGGTTAACAATTTAAGATCTGAGAATGGAAAACTGATAAGACCCATACAAATAAACTTTTGGATTGAAACAGACGCTTCATTAGAAGGTTGGGGAACTAATTTTGAAGGACAATTTGCTGGTGGTAGATGGAGCTTGTCAGAACGCTCTTTTCATATAAACTTCTTAGAATTGTTGGCTATATTTTTCTCTTTAAGAGCATTTTTTAGTCACAAAGAGTCATGCCATATTGGTATACGATCAGACAATACTACTGCAGTAGCTTATATTAATGAAATGGGAGGCATGGCCTCATTGTCACTTGACAGGCTTGCTGCAGAGATTTGGGCTTGGTGTTCAGAAAGAGATATTTTTATCACAGCTCAGTATATTCCTGGAATAGAAAATTTTGATGCTGATCATATGTCTAGAAATTTTACAGATTCCACAGAGTGGCAATTGAAAGTAGAAATATTTGATAGAATTTGTAAACATTTCTTTGTTCCAAACGTTGATTTGTTTGCTTCACGTTTGAATTTTCAGGTCCCTAGATTTGCATCATGGTCATTTGACCCACAAGCTACTTATGTTGATGCTTTTACTATTTCATGGTCTAATTTTAGACCATATATTTTCCCACCTTTTACTTTGTTGGggaaaattttaatgaaaattttaagtgACAAGGTTGAGAAGGCTATTTTGATTATTCCATTTTGGCCTGCACAAAGTTGGTTTTCTTTACTAATACCAATGTTAATTTCTTTGCCAGTTAGACTGCCTCAACACAAAGATTTAGTAATGATGCCGCATACAGGAGAATGCCATCCATTAAGGAAGAGACTAAGTTTAACCGTGTGTATTGTATCCGGAAATCGTTACTTGATAGAGGATTTTCAGAATCATCTGCAGATGTCATCATTGCATCTTGGAGACCTTCTACAATCAAGCAATACCAATATTCTTGGAGAAAATTCGTTATTTGGTGTGTTCAAAGGAAAACCAATTATTTTCGACCATCTGAAAAGGATGTAA